A stretch of the Mycobacterium sp. ITM-2016-00317 genome encodes the following:
- a CDS encoding MmgE/PrpD family protein, which yields MTSSAMTSSTELAPGVPTTAAALARWACELQPSQADLDLAGIALVDTVAVALAATGHPLLTVTAGLPEPARWAAQAHVVDYDDLHLPSTTHISTVCVPAAAAVGGDARAYLAGAGVMARIGSALGWNHYSRGWHATSTTAPMAAAVVAATARGFSAEDTARAMALAVSSAGGVQRAFGSDAKAIQVGLAVEAGIRAADLVAHGASADPRVLDAWLALVSEPPFDLALDSPEAVPGGLAVKVYPCCYALQRPIACTSELAAGLESDQVDRIDVWVTESAIQPLVHHRPTSGLEAKFCLEHAVAVAVTDRVPGFDSFSDAAVRRPEVARLTRSVTVHVAPGGNGLLEDEVRVALTTTDGRELTGSIDIPPGAPGRPVTRDELAQKVRDCAGDQADAVLAAGWGDIAGLLRGTTTPPTQKDAS from the coding sequence ATGACCAGTTCCGCGATGACATCGAGCACCGAACTCGCGCCGGGCGTGCCGACCACCGCGGCGGCGCTGGCCCGGTGGGCCTGCGAACTGCAGCCCAGCCAGGCCGATCTCGACCTCGCCGGGATTGCGCTGGTCGACACCGTGGCGGTCGCGCTGGCCGCGACCGGCCATCCCCTGCTGACGGTGACCGCCGGTCTGCCGGAGCCGGCGAGGTGGGCCGCACAGGCCCACGTCGTCGACTATGACGACCTGCACCTGCCGTCGACCACGCACATCAGCACGGTGTGCGTGCCCGCGGCGGCCGCGGTCGGCGGCGATGCCAGGGCGTATCTGGCCGGTGCCGGCGTGATGGCCAGGATCGGCAGCGCGCTGGGCTGGAACCACTACTCCCGGGGCTGGCATGCCACGTCGACGACCGCACCGATGGCGGCCGCCGTGGTGGCGGCGACGGCGCGCGGCTTCAGCGCCGAGGACACGGCCAGGGCGATGGCGCTGGCCGTCTCGAGTGCGGGCGGCGTGCAGCGCGCGTTCGGCAGCGACGCCAAGGCGATTCAGGTCGGCCTGGCGGTGGAAGCGGGTATCCGCGCCGCCGACCTGGTGGCCCACGGCGCGAGCGCGGACCCGCGGGTGCTGGACGCCTGGCTGGCCCTGGTCTCGGAGCCACCGTTCGACCTGGCGCTCGACTCGCCCGAAGCGGTGCCGGGCGGCCTGGCGGTCAAGGTGTACCCGTGCTGCTACGCGCTGCAGCGACCCATCGCCTGCACCTCGGAACTGGCCGCCGGACTGGAATCCGATCAGGTGGACCGCATCGACGTGTGGGTCACCGAATCGGCGATCCAGCCTCTGGTGCACCATCGGCCCACCTCCGGGCTGGAAGCCAAGTTCTGCCTCGAGCACGCGGTGGCCGTCGCGGTCACCGACCGGGTACCGGGATTCGACAGCTTCTCCGACGCGGCGGTGCGCCGCCCCGAGGTCGCGCGCCTGACCCGCAGCGTGACCGTGCACGTCGCACCAGGCGGCAACGGCCTTCTCGAGGACGAGGTCCGGGTGGCGCTGACGACGACCGACGGGCGCGAGCTCACCGGGTCGATCGACATCCCGCCGGGGGCGCCCGGCCGCCCGGTCACCCGGGATGAACTGGCGCAGAAGGTACGTGACTGTGCCGGCGACCAAGCCGACGCCGTACTGGCGGCCGGCTGGGGCGACATCGCCGGCCTACTCAGGGGTACGACCACCCCGCCGACACAGAAGGATGCTTCATGA
- a CDS encoding MmgE/PrpD family protein gives MIDLTELAAEALAVADRVEGEVRAEAVRSLLNVVGTTIGAAATTETDIVAAGMRHSGAPGDAPVPGRADTFDPSSAALITGFAAHLDDFDDTHLATVVHPGAATLGAALGASWMRDRSTGELLPDRSGDELLRAFAVGIELQLRVAVAMSPSHYDAGWHITGTVGSLGAATTAAMLLGLDAETTGRALGIASSMTIGHREGFGTMNKPLHPGKAAANGLVAAAAAARGLDASPSALDGPRGYFAVMAPELDPGLLVDGWGERWELLSNTYKPYPCGIVTHPAIEAAERLHQAVGGREIDRVEVRCHPLVVELTGNPDPGDGLAARFSTVHGVAAGVLGGAVDLGSYDDAYVRSAALIAMRARVELIPDPEIPRATAHLTVTLTDGSTEKCTVENARGSLEAPLTDDQLDRKVLALVERTLPGREKEIVETSRAVAAAAGARGWFSALAAADTKGN, from the coding sequence ATGATCGACCTGACCGAACTGGCCGCCGAGGCGCTCGCCGTTGCCGACCGTGTCGAGGGGGAGGTGCGCGCCGAGGCGGTGCGCTCGTTGCTCAACGTGGTGGGAACGACGATCGGTGCCGCGGCCACCACCGAGACCGACATCGTCGCCGCGGGGATGCGGCACAGCGGCGCCCCGGGCGATGCGCCGGTACCCGGACGCGCCGACACCTTCGATCCGTCGTCCGCTGCGCTGATCACCGGATTCGCCGCTCATCTCGACGATTTCGACGACACCCACCTGGCCACCGTGGTGCACCCGGGAGCCGCCACCCTGGGCGCCGCACTAGGGGCGAGCTGGATGCGCGACCGCAGCACCGGCGAGCTGCTGCCCGACCGCAGCGGTGACGAACTGCTGCGCGCCTTCGCCGTCGGCATCGAGCTGCAACTGCGCGTCGCGGTGGCGATGTCGCCGTCGCACTACGACGCGGGCTGGCACATCACCGGGACCGTGGGATCGCTCGGCGCCGCCACCACCGCGGCCATGCTGCTGGGACTGGATGCCGAGACCACCGGCCGCGCACTGGGAATCGCGTCCAGCATGACGATCGGTCACCGCGAGGGCTTCGGCACGATGAACAAGCCGCTGCACCCCGGCAAGGCCGCCGCCAACGGGCTGGTGGCCGCCGCGGCCGCCGCCCGCGGCCTCGACGCATCGCCGTCGGCGCTCGACGGCCCCCGCGGCTACTTCGCGGTGATGGCCCCGGAACTGGACCCCGGCCTGCTCGTCGACGGTTGGGGCGAGCGGTGGGAACTGTTGTCCAACACCTACAAACCGTATCCGTGCGGCATCGTCACGCATCCCGCGATCGAGGCCGCCGAGCGGCTGCACCAGGCGGTCGGCGGACGGGAGATCGACCGTGTCGAGGTCCGGTGCCATCCGCTGGTGGTGGAGCTGACCGGCAACCCGGATCCGGGCGACGGGCTGGCCGCACGGTTCTCCACCGTGCACGGAGTGGCCGCGGGCGTGCTCGGCGGCGCCGTCGACCTCGGCTCCTACGACGACGCCTACGTGCGCTCGGCGGCGCTGATCGCCATGCGGGCCAGGGTCGAGTTGATCCCGGATCCCGAGATCCCGCGTGCCACCGCCCATCTGACGGTCACGCTGACCGACGGAAGCACCGAGAAGTGCACCGTCGAGAACGCGCGGGGCAGCCTGGAGGCGCCGCTGACCGACGACCAACTGGATCGCAAGGTCCTGGCTCTGGTGGAACGCACCCTGCCCGGCCGCGAGAAGGAGATCGTCGAGACCTCCCGGGCCGTCGCCGCCGCAGCAGGCGCGCGCGGCTGGTTCTCCGCCCTGGCCGCCGCCGACACGAAAGGCAACTGA
- a CDS encoding MmgE/PrpD family protein → MSSDITARTAAFVAGLNWTDVPASAQAAARRTAANVIGLSVGAAHTPAAEAAVAAAGDLGLSGPAQVLGRAETLTPPWAALVNGLTAHVEDFDDTYLACILHPGAPVVPAALAAAELTGADGATLMAGVVAGVEVASRIGDALWPSHFDRGWHVTATTGPVGAACAAARVLGLDAAQTAHAIAIAATQAAGHTEQLGSMTKSFQVGRAAATGVEAALLAQQGFTGPVEPLAGRRGMSALMADDADWSTVDDLGSRWLVEQNALKPYSCGIVSHPVINAGVFLRAQGIDPARVASVALEVHPRVLDVMGVTEPETGLQSKFSVYHCFAVGLVRGAGGPAEFSDDAALDPQVVRVRGLVAVSLDGALAADSCRMTATLDDGSTIAHTVEHATGSTAAPMTDDQLRDKVLRLTERLDDPGRLWDTAWRIDEIGSAAELFAVAR, encoded by the coding sequence ATGAGCTCGGACATCACCGCCCGTACAGCGGCTTTCGTCGCCGGACTGAACTGGACCGACGTACCCGCCTCCGCCCAGGCGGCCGCCCGCAGGACCGCCGCCAACGTGATCGGCCTGTCGGTCGGCGCGGCGCACACCCCGGCGGCCGAGGCCGCGGTGGCCGCCGCAGGAGATCTCGGCCTGTCGGGCCCGGCCCAGGTGCTGGGTCGCGCTGAGACGCTGACCCCGCCGTGGGCGGCCCTGGTCAACGGATTGACCGCCCACGTCGAGGACTTCGACGACACCTACCTGGCGTGCATCCTGCATCCCGGTGCGCCGGTGGTCCCGGCGGCGCTGGCTGCCGCCGAACTCACCGGTGCCGACGGGGCCACGCTGATGGCCGGGGTGGTGGCCGGCGTGGAGGTCGCCAGCCGGATCGGTGATGCGCTGTGGCCCAGCCACTTCGACCGCGGCTGGCATGTCACCGCCACCACCGGCCCCGTCGGTGCGGCGTGTGCGGCCGCCCGCGTCCTCGGGCTCGACGCGGCGCAGACCGCGCACGCCATCGCGATCGCGGCCACGCAGGCGGCCGGCCACACCGAACAACTCGGATCGATGACCAAGTCGTTCCAGGTGGGCCGTGCGGCCGCAACCGGTGTGGAGGCGGCGCTGCTGGCGCAGCAGGGATTCACCGGTCCGGTGGAGCCGCTGGCCGGCCGGCGCGGGATGTCCGCCCTGATGGCCGACGACGCGGACTGGTCGACGGTGGACGACCTGGGTTCCCGCTGGCTGGTCGAACAGAACGCGCTGAAACCGTACAGCTGCGGCATCGTCAGCCATCCCGTGATCAACGCCGGCGTCTTCCTGCGCGCGCAGGGCATCGACCCGGCGCGCGTCGCGTCGGTGGCGCTGGAGGTGCATCCGCGGGTGCTCGACGTCATGGGCGTCACCGAGCCGGAAACCGGCCTGCAGAGCAAGTTCTCGGTCTACCACTGCTTCGCCGTCGGATTGGTGCGGGGCGCGGGAGGCCCGGCGGAGTTCAGTGACGACGCCGCGCTCGATCCGCAGGTCGTCCGGGTGCGCGGCCTGGTCGCCGTGAGCCTCGACGGCGCTCTGGCCGCCGACTCGTGCCGGATGACCGCCACCCTCGACGACGGCAGCACCATCGCCCACACCGTCGAGCACGCCACCGGCAGCACAGCGGCGCCGATGACCGACGATCAGCTGCGGGACAAGGTACTTCGGCTGACCGAACGTCTCGACGACCCGGGCCGGCTGTGGGACACCGCCTGGCGGATCGACGAGATCGGCTCGGCCGCTGAGTTGTTCGCGGTAGCCAGGTAG
- a CDS encoding AbrB family transcriptional regulator — translation MSAGFVAVGLPTPMLFGGLVGALIYALARPSAPLRLPGSWFQAGQAVVGVIVGSMIDWETLAGLGTRWLIVLGISCFALLVSVLVGSLLTRRGASPATAAFSSIAGGAIGLTAMADDLGADSRVIAVLQYLRLLVVLLTLPVVVTVVFGAHGVGDALAATGGDWHVDLPFVAIALVGGVLVGKLVRLPSPALLGPLLFAAPLTLVPYFSGAGVPVLVAGLGYLAIGLQVGLKFTVESLRSIGRMMPIAMLTIAVTLLGCAGLGWILTLTTDATPLDAYLATTPGGIYAVMGTAAWLGADVTFVAAAQILRMLIVLALAPFLAAYFRRRASG, via the coding sequence GTGTCGGCGGGCTTCGTCGCCGTCGGCCTGCCGACACCGATGCTGTTCGGCGGGCTGGTCGGCGCACTGATCTACGCGCTGGCCCGCCCGTCGGCCCCGCTGCGCCTGCCCGGGTCCTGGTTCCAGGCCGGGCAGGCGGTGGTGGGCGTGATCGTCGGTTCGATGATCGACTGGGAGACGCTGGCCGGACTGGGCACCCGCTGGCTGATCGTGCTGGGCATCTCCTGCTTCGCGCTGCTGGTCAGTGTGCTGGTCGGCAGTCTGCTGACCCGCCGCGGTGCGAGCCCGGCGACGGCGGCGTTCTCGTCGATCGCCGGCGGCGCCATCGGCCTGACCGCGATGGCCGACGATCTCGGGGCGGACTCGCGGGTGATCGCGGTGCTTCAGTACCTGCGGCTGCTGGTGGTGCTGCTGACGTTGCCGGTCGTGGTCACCGTCGTGTTCGGCGCACACGGTGTCGGCGACGCGCTCGCGGCCACCGGCGGCGACTGGCACGTCGACCTGCCGTTCGTCGCGATCGCACTGGTCGGCGGGGTACTGGTCGGCAAGCTGGTGCGGCTGCCGTCACCGGCGCTGCTCGGCCCGCTGCTGTTCGCCGCGCCGCTGACCCTGGTGCCGTACTTCTCCGGCGCCGGAGTGCCGGTGCTGGTGGCGGGGCTGGGCTACCTCGCGATCGGGCTGCAGGTCGGCCTCAAGTTCACCGTCGAGAGCCTGCGGTCGATCGGCCGGATGATGCCGATCGCGATGCTGACCATCGCGGTGACCCTGTTGGGTTGCGCGGGGCTGGGCTGGATCCTGACCCTGACCACCGACGCCACCCCGCTGGACGCGTACCTGGCCACCACCCCCGGCGGTATCTACGCGGTGATGGGCACCGCGGCCTGGCTCGGCGCCGACGTCACCTTCGTGGCGGCCGCCCAGATCCTGCGGATGCTGATCGTGCTCGCGCTGGCGCCGTTCCTGGCCGCCTATTTCCGGCGGCGTGCGTCAGGTTGA
- a CDS encoding helix-turn-helix domain-containing protein, whose protein sequence is MPSTRSFDAMLRSGVELVAAGGLDSLTLSQVAAHAGVSRATAYREFGDKDGFIGALARHEIAAMLGAVNADIDVTAEPAALVASVVVSALRYLRAHRAFTYIRDHEPHWLLQAVLTVGDARMDLVQTVAAVVTPVLTVDAARLRLPKVQAAEVMVRAVLSHTLVENSTLSDHQVGDAVAHAVVERVPAQPDARRRK, encoded by the coding sequence ATGCCTTCCACCCGGTCGTTCGACGCGATGCTGCGCTCCGGCGTCGAACTGGTTGCCGCCGGCGGCCTCGACTCCCTCACGCTCAGTCAGGTGGCGGCGCACGCCGGCGTCTCCCGGGCCACGGCCTACCGCGAGTTCGGCGACAAGGACGGATTCATCGGGGCGCTGGCCCGGCACGAGATCGCGGCGATGCTCGGCGCGGTGAACGCCGACATCGACGTGACCGCGGAACCGGCGGCGCTGGTCGCGTCAGTCGTGGTGTCGGCGCTGCGGTATCTGCGCGCCCACCGGGCGTTCACCTACATCCGCGATCACGAACCGCACTGGCTGCTGCAGGCGGTGCTCACCGTCGGCGACGCGCGGATGGATCTGGTGCAGACCGTCGCGGCGGTCGTCACACCGGTGCTCACGGTCGACGCGGCCCGGTTGCGGCTGCCGAAGGTGCAGGCCGCCGAGGTGATGGTGCGGGCGGTGCTCTCGCACACCCTCGTCGAAAACAGCACGCTGAGCGATCATCAGGTGGGCGACGCGGTCGCGCACGCCGTCGTCGAGCGGGTCCCGGCTCAACCTGACGCACGCCGCCGGAAATAG
- a CDS encoding carotenoid oxygenase family protein, whose protein sequence is MTTTSPVEPSIDLARLPSLRHYLDALPEAERRAALGRLAAFSPEDLSSLGVSEPQSVESDYRVEEIGGAIPAGLTGTLYRNGPGRWQDHTGRPLHHLFDGDGMLSAFTIDSTGVRYRNRYVRTAHFRGRSGVSHMGTAAPGGWRANIGRIPPNLANTNVVEHAGHLYALWEGGPPHEIDRDTLDTLGVRRFGGRLRWLGTYSAHPSFCPSSGAMFNFGVELAPRPHLRIYRTDRSGRLRHFRSTPLPYPAMVHDFAITERHVVFLVSPIIPDAMSVALGRASIGDTLRYRPERGSTFILVPRDGGKVRRIDHDPVLQFHLSNAFDDRGDVVVDAITYADGRMLERIARFHTSSLADAPSTFTRFRITAAGRVSAEPLSDSPSEFPRHHPAHEGRPHRYAYVNTRVRLGAFYDSVTKLDLVDRRELTYTAGEPGNSFCEPVFTPRPGGVAEDDGWLLTVEYQAARQTSRLVILDAADPTRGPLATAELTGHVPQGFHGNFSARPA, encoded by the coding sequence GTGACCACGACATCGCCGGTGGAACCGTCGATCGATCTCGCCCGGCTGCCCTCGCTGCGCCACTATCTCGATGCTCTTCCGGAGGCCGAGCGGCGGGCCGCGCTGGGCCGGCTGGCGGCGTTCTCGCCCGAGGATCTGAGCAGCCTCGGCGTCAGCGAGCCGCAGTCCGTCGAGTCCGACTACCGGGTCGAGGAGATCGGCGGGGCCATCCCGGCCGGGCTGACCGGGACGCTGTACCGCAACGGCCCCGGCCGGTGGCAGGACCACACCGGTCGGCCGCTGCACCATCTGTTCGACGGCGACGGCATGCTCTCGGCGTTCACCATCGATTCCACCGGCGTGCGGTACCGGAACAGGTACGTGCGCACCGCGCACTTCCGGGGCCGCTCCGGCGTCAGCCACATGGGCACCGCGGCGCCGGGCGGCTGGCGGGCCAACATCGGCCGCATCCCGCCGAATCTGGCCAACACCAACGTCGTCGAGCACGCCGGCCACCTCTACGCACTCTGGGAGGGCGGTCCGCCGCACGAGATCGACCGGGACACCCTCGACACCCTTGGCGTGCGCCGGTTCGGTGGCCGATTGCGTTGGCTGGGAACCTATTCCGCGCACCCGAGCTTCTGCCCGAGCAGCGGGGCGATGTTCAACTTCGGCGTGGAGCTGGCACCGCGGCCCCATCTGCGCATCTACCGCACCGACCGGAGCGGGCGGCTGCGGCATTTCCGGTCGACGCCGCTGCCGTACCCGGCGATGGTGCACGACTTCGCGATCACCGAACGCCATGTCGTGTTCCTGGTCTCGCCGATCATTCCCGACGCGATGTCGGTGGCGCTGGGACGCGCGTCGATCGGCGACACCCTGCGGTACCGCCCGGAACGCGGCAGCACCTTCATCCTGGTGCCCCGCGACGGCGGAAAGGTCCGCCGCATCGACCACGACCCGGTGCTGCAGTTCCATCTGAGCAACGCGTTCGACGACCGCGGCGACGTCGTGGTCGACGCCATCACCTACGCCGACGGCCGCATGCTGGAACGCATCGCGCGGTTCCACACCAGTTCGCTCGCCGACGCCCCGTCAACGTTCACCCGGTTCCGGATCACCGCCGCCGGTCGCGTCAGCGCGGAGCCGCTCAGCGACAGCCCGAGTGAGTTCCCGCGCCATCATCCGGCCCACGAAGGCCGCCCGCACCGGTACGCCTACGTCAACACCCGCGTGCGTCTGGGCGCGTTCTACGACTCGGTCACCAAACTCGATCTGGTGGACCGGCGGGAACTCACCTATACCGCAGGCGAGCCCGGGAACAGTTTCTGCGAGCCGGTGTTCACCCCGCGGCCCGGCGGCGTCGCTGAGGACGACGGGTGGCTGCTGACCGTCGAGTACCAGGCCGCCCGGCAGACGTCGCGGCTGGTGATCCTCGATGCGGCGGACCCGACGCGCGGGCCGCTCGCCACCGCCGAGCTGACCGGTCATGTCCCGCAGGGCTTCCACGGCAACTTCTCGGCGCGCCCGGCCTGA